GTCAGGTAAACATGAGACACAACGATAGCAATGATAATAGCAATGATATTTGTAAGGTGTAAAAACGAAAATATCAAAGGGTGAATCTTATATAGAATTTTACTTGCGTCGAGGTAATTACCTCAGGGATCTCGTTATTTGGTATATAGCCGTGAACGCAACGAAGAGGTTCACGCTAAAAAGATTCCAGTTTTTCGGCGTGATGGCTAAGGAGTATCTGGTCCAGATCAACCCCGTGATGCCCAAGGCACAAGACTGGCTGACGGAGATTTTGTTCACTGGCCTCGTCAAGTCACCGAGGCCGGCGATTACGAGGCCCTACAAATTGTAGAAGGAGTGATTTACATGATATCTTTTGTTATCagtcttatcttttttttttttgcatgcGCGAAAAAGTCGACGAATCAGTATGACACAGCACATTCGCTTCAAGTTTgactgtattttttaatgtgtttCTTTTTAGACACACATGTATGtagacaaatataaataaatatatccgcTATAAAACCGATTTAAATAGCGCAATGACAATCGAATAAATCGTTCCGTGTTTTGTAATGTACATCgcgagatttatatttatatcatttctttatttatgttactttTGCGTTCTTTACAGTACGATACATGAAATGTCATAcgttaaaatgaatatttcataaaaccACGTTTCAAgcgtgaaaatatttttgttggaAAGACAAAATGTgcacatatttatttgtttctgaAAATTGCCGCATACCCATTGAACTgcaatgttatttattataacacgAATGAACGCAGCATTCgaagtatttttgtataacgtATATCTGTTTGCCAACGTACGTTAGTAGCAACTGCcttgaaacaaaattgtgtacCTACATGCAAGCTATTATTCAATCGCGTGACGTTTTACGACGTTTTT
The window above is part of the Temnothorax longispinosus isolate EJ_2023e chromosome 8, Tlon_JGU_v1, whole genome shotgun sequence genome. Proteins encoded here:
- the LOC139817184 gene encoding uncharacterized protein, producing the protein MSVIYKNSMNAIGKFVPEKLQPLWKHPAGPQTIFFWAPAFKWGLVIAGLGDLTRPVNKISVSQSCALGITGLIWTRYSLAITPKNWNLFSVNLFVAFTAIYQITRSLRYQRQQAALEATKAIPSNAAH